In Gammaproteobacteria bacterium, a single window of DNA contains:
- a CDS encoding HAD-IIB family hydrolase → MPKPQDGLYILLISVHGLIRGKNLELGRDADTGGQTKYVVELARALGRNPAVAKVDLITRQVLDSKVDRDYGEPWESLDLPQQGDEGSLPNDGSTKQNSKVSIVRLPCGPRRYLRKEVLWPYLDILVDNILQHLRSIGRNPDIIHGHYADAGYVCARLVQLLGVPMLYTGHSLGRVKQMRLLEKGSNAETIESQYNMTQRIEAEEIALGNANLVITSTHQEVQEQYSRYENYHPRRMLVVPPGVELAGLSGAGSDTLPQSSIATQINRFLNNPSKPIVLALSRPDERKNIVSLIKAFGGHPKLREMANLVIIAGNRDDIQTADNGPKKVLTNILLHIDRYDLYGSVAYPKHHDAKDVGDIYRLATLSGGVFVNPALTEPFGLTLIEAASYGLPLVATHDGGPRDIIGACENGLLVDPLDIDAMAGAIVQVLSNKEQWRLWSQNGLNRVMEHFSWQSHVNKYLTAVDNVIRNSRRVSDVKPLRKNRLIQVEKLIVCDIDNTLIGDEQGLRELLDVVQQSHGQIGLAVATGRRLDSALEILNHWGVPVPDLLITAVGSEIFYGHSMVSDSDWCNHINYRWNPSAIRDVIGRMPGLKLQANSEQRKHKISYLVSQDKAKPMREVRAQLRKRDLHAKLIYSHQAYLDILPVRASKGLAIRYLAMKWGIKPEHILVAGDSGNDEEMLKGNTLGVVVGNYSQELAKLKGRPHVYFATNSYAAGIKEGIEHYEFLAPVRSVAGDESIAVNEGQEEATLQEMGTDSDV, encoded by the coding sequence ATGCCAAAGCCGCAGGACGGCTTGTACATATTGTTGATCAGTGTTCATGGTCTGATTCGAGGTAAAAATCTAGAGCTTGGCAGGGACGCAGATACCGGAGGACAAACCAAATACGTTGTAGAGCTGGCTCGTGCCTTGGGACGGAATCCGGCAGTGGCCAAGGTGGATCTCATCACGCGTCAGGTTTTGGATAGTAAAGTCGATAGGGATTACGGCGAACCGTGGGAATCATTGGACCTTCCGCAGCAGGGTGATGAGGGTTCTTTACCCAATGATGGCTCTACCAAACAAAATTCCAAAGTATCCATTGTCCGTTTGCCCTGTGGTCCTCGGCGCTATTTGCGCAAAGAGGTGTTGTGGCCGTATTTGGATATTTTGGTGGACAATATTCTGCAGCATCTTCGAAGTATTGGTAGAAATCCCGATATCATACACGGTCACTATGCGGATGCCGGTTATGTCTGTGCTCGTCTGGTGCAATTGTTGGGCGTTCCCATGCTGTACACCGGACATTCCCTGGGCCGAGTGAAACAGATGCGGTTACTGGAAAAAGGCAGCAATGCGGAAACAATAGAGTCCCAATACAATATGACTCAGCGTATTGAAGCAGAGGAAATTGCATTGGGAAATGCCAATCTGGTCATTACCAGCACACACCAAGAAGTCCAGGAGCAATACAGCCGCTATGAGAATTACCATCCGCGGCGCATGTTGGTGGTTCCCCCCGGCGTAGAGTTGGCGGGATTGAGCGGTGCCGGCAGTGATACTTTGCCCCAATCCTCCATTGCGACACAGATAAACCGTTTTCTTAACAATCCGAGTAAACCCATAGTTTTGGCCTTGTCACGACCCGATGAGCGCAAAAACATTGTGTCTCTTATTAAAGCATTTGGGGGGCATCCTAAGCTTAGAGAAATGGCGAATCTGGTTATTATTGCCGGCAATCGAGATGATATACAAACTGCAGACAATGGGCCCAAAAAGGTTCTAACCAATATATTGTTACATATTGATCGGTATGATTTGTACGGTAGCGTGGCATACCCCAAACACCACGATGCTAAGGACGTGGGCGATATATACCGTTTGGCGACACTCAGTGGTGGTGTGTTTGTGAACCCCGCGTTGACAGAACCCTTTGGCCTAACATTGATTGAAGCGGCTTCTTACGGTCTACCGTTAGTCGCCACTCACGATGGCGGTCCCAGAGATATTATTGGTGCGTGCGAGAACGGTTTGTTGGTGGATCCCTTGGACATTGATGCAATGGCCGGCGCTATTGTGCAAGTGTTAAGTAATAAAGAACAATGGCGTTTATGGTCACAAAACGGCTTGAACCGCGTGATGGAACATTTCTCCTGGCAAAGCCATGTAAATAAATATCTCACAGCGGTGGACAATGTGATCCGTAACTCCCGCCGTGTCAGTGATGTTAAGCCCTTAAGGAAAAACCGTTTGATCCAAGTTGAGAAGTTAATCGTTTGTGATATCGACAATACCTTGATCGGTGATGAACAAGGCTTACGCGAATTGTTGGATGTGGTGCAGCAGTCTCATGGTCAAATCGGTCTGGCCGTTGCCACCGGCAGACGTTTGGATAGTGCTTTGGAAATTCTAAATCATTGGGGTGTGCCCGTACCCGACCTGTTGATTACCGCGGTGGGTAGTGAGATTTTTTACGGCCATAGTATGGTGTCTGATAGTGACTGGTGTAATCATATAAACTATCGCTGGAATCCCAGCGCCATTCGCGATGTGATTGGACGCATGCCCGGTCTGAAGCTACAGGCCAACTCCGAACAACGAAAACATAAAATCAGTTATTTGGTGAGCCAGGACAAGGCTAAGCCTATGCGCGAAGTTCGGGCCCAATTGCGTAAACGGGATTTGCACGCCAAATTGATTTACTCGCATCAAGCATATCTGGACATACTACCGGTTCGAGCATCCAAAGGACTGGCAATCCGTTATCTGGCCATGAAGTGGGGGATCAAGCCGGAGCATATTCTGGTGGCGGGAGATTCGGGAAATGACGAAGAGATGCTAAAGGGCAATACATTGGGTGTTGTTGTCGGTAATTACAGTCAGGAGTTGGCCAAGCTTAAAGGCAGACCCCACGTTTATTTTGCGACAAATTCTTACGCCGCCGGGATAAAAGAAGGTATAGAACACTATGAATTCCTGGCACCGGTTCGCAGCGTGGCCGGTGACGAGTCTATCGCTGTGAATGAGGGTCAAGAAGAAGCAACATTACAGGAAATGGGAACTGACAGCGATGTTTGA
- a CDS encoding response regulator transcription factor — MYIAILEDDPGQAKLMTVWLEKAGHACKTFFTGQSFIENVAHERFGLLILDWELPDIKGDVVLQWVRKNMGWEIPVLFMTFRDGSDEVASILKLGADDFVSKSVERNELLARIDSLERRATISQQDQSVIKLGEYVLDSGEHRVTRFGKEIKLTPTELKLAMYLFQTTDKLRTRADLLANVWGRSAEISTRTVDIHISRLRKKLELFPENGWLLESVSGSGYRLVQLATDTV; from the coding sequence ATGTATATCGCTATCCTAGAAGATGACCCAGGGCAGGCGAAACTGATGACTGTATGGTTGGAAAAAGCCGGCCATGCCTGCAAAACCTTTTTTACCGGGCAGTCCTTTATTGAAAATGTTGCCCATGAACGTTTTGGGTTGTTGATTCTGGATTGGGAATTGCCGGATATCAAAGGCGATGTGGTTCTGCAGTGGGTACGCAAAAATATGGGATGGGAAATCCCTGTTTTATTTATGACTTTTCGTGATGGCAGCGATGAGGTGGCAAGTATTCTGAAATTGGGGGCAGACGATTTTGTTTCCAAATCCGTCGAACGCAATGAGCTATTGGCCAGAATTGACAGTCTCGAGCGTCGTGCCACCATTTCTCAGCAGGATCAATCCGTAATTAAGCTCGGTGAATATGTACTGGACAGCGGGGAGCATCGGGTCACCCGTTTTGGCAAAGAAATAAAGTTAACACCCACAGAGCTAAAATTGGCCATGTATCTGTTTCAAACCACGGATAAGCTTCGAACTCGGGCCGATTTGCTGGCCAATGTTTGGGGCAGGAGTGCTGAAATCAGTACAAGAACTGTGGATATTCACATCAGCCGTTTACGCAAAAAACTGGAATTGTTTCCGGAAAATGGCTGGTTACTGGAGTCTGTTTCCGGATCCGGTTATCGCTTGGTGCAATTGGCAACCGACACAGTCTGA
- a CDS encoding ATP-binding cassette domain-containing protein, which yields MSLVSIKNLSLAFGEQVLLDRVSLEIQAGERISLLGRNGCGKSTFLRVLQGLQTADEGSFSGLDAHQITALDQEVPFQAQTRVYEVLSLGLPGAGALLNEYHELTRQLAQDPNHGGLNRLAALQHDLDELGAWGLDQKIANICSELNINQDWQLNQLSGGMIRKVLLAKAFMSEPKLLLLDEPTNHLDIATIEWLENVLLKFSGAVLFISHDRAFVQKVSTRILELDRGWMTSWNGGYKDYLEKREHRLAVEQEHHAQFDKKLAQEEQWIRQGIKARRTRNEGRVRALKALRQQREQRRRQGGTARLSGSDGDASGKLVAQLSDVSLTLDGKVLVKDFSLRVLRGDRIGLIGPNGIGKSSWIKLLLQELLPDSGNVELGTKLQVAYFDQQRQQLEPDKSLIDNLNLGSDTVTVNGKSKHVIGYLQDFLFTPQKAREPARNLSGGERNRLMLARILCRPSNVLVLDEPTNDLDVETLELLEELLLDYKGTLILVSHDRSFINNVVSSTLVFEGEGVIREYVGGYDDWLRQRAASEPMQAKILSKSDTKSANLKSKRSKLSYKDQRELAQLPALIEQWEQEKQQVENSVNSVEFYQQDQAIIGETLEQLRILGEKIEQAYAKWEALENG from the coding sequence ATGTCATTAGTTTCCATAAAAAACCTCAGTCTTGCTTTTGGCGAGCAAGTTCTATTGGACCGTGTGTCCCTGGAAATCCAGGCCGGCGAACGTATTAGTTTGTTAGGCCGAAATGGCTGTGGAAAATCTACATTTCTTAGGGTTTTGCAGGGCTTACAAACGGCAGATGAAGGCTCCTTTAGTGGTTTGGATGCCCATCAAATAACGGCGTTGGATCAAGAGGTGCCGTTTCAGGCGCAAACCCGTGTGTATGAGGTGCTTTCCTTGGGTTTGCCCGGGGCTGGGGCCTTATTAAACGAATATCATGAGCTGACACGACAACTGGCACAAGACCCCAATCATGGAGGGCTAAACCGATTGGCGGCCTTGCAGCACGATTTGGACGAGCTGGGTGCGTGGGGCTTGGATCAGAAAATAGCGAATATCTGTTCTGAACTGAATATTAATCAGGATTGGCAGTTGAATCAGCTCTCTGGAGGCATGATTCGAAAAGTCTTGTTGGCAAAGGCGTTTATGTCTGAGCCCAAGTTGCTGCTTTTGGATGAGCCCACAAACCATTTGGATATTGCAACCATCGAATGGTTGGAAAATGTTTTATTGAAGTTTAGCGGTGCGGTGTTGTTTATCAGTCATGATCGGGCGTTTGTTCAAAAAGTTTCCACTCGTATTTTAGAGTTGGATCGAGGTTGGATGACATCCTGGAATGGTGGGTATAAGGACTATTTGGAGAAAAGAGAACATCGCTTGGCCGTGGAACAGGAGCACCATGCTCAGTTTGATAAGAAGCTGGCTCAGGAAGAACAATGGATTCGTCAGGGCATAAAAGCCCGTCGGACTCGAAACGAAGGAAGGGTTCGGGCGCTGAAAGCTTTGCGCCAACAAAGAGAACAACGGCGCCGGCAAGGCGGTACCGCCCGACTCAGCGGCAGTGATGGAGATGCCTCCGGTAAGCTGGTAGCCCAACTGAGCGATGTGAGTTTAACCTTGGACGGCAAAGTGTTGGTTAAGGATTTTTCTCTACGAGTTTTACGCGGCGATAGAATCGGTTTAATCGGCCCTAATGGTATTGGTAAATCGTCTTGGATCAAATTGTTGCTGCAAGAACTCCTACCCGATTCCGGTAACGTTGAGTTGGGAACCAAGTTGCAAGTGGCCTATTTTGACCAGCAACGACAACAATTGGAACCGGATAAGAGTCTCATTGATAATCTCAACTTGGGTAGTGATACCGTTACGGTGAATGGTAAGAGCAAGCATGTGATCGGTTATTTGCAGGACTTCTTATTTACTCCCCAAAAGGCCAGGGAGCCGGCAAGAAATCTATCCGGTGGTGAACGTAATCGATTGATGTTGGCGAGGATCTTGTGTCGGCCATCCAATGTGTTGGTCTTGGATGAACCCACTAATGATTTGGACGTGGAAACATTGGAGTTGCTGGAAGAGTTACTATTGGATTATAAAGGAACTTTGATCTTGGTAAGCCATGATCGGAGCTTTATTAATAATGTTGTTTCCAGTACTCTGGTGTTTGAAGGTGAGGGGGTAATTCGAGAATACGTTGGCGGTTACGATGATTGGCTCAGGCAACGCGCGGCTTCGGAGCCGATGCAGGCTAAAATACTCAGCAAGAGTGATACTAAATCTGCTAACCTTAAATCAAAACGGAGCAAACTCAGTTACAAGGATCAACGAGAACTGGCGCAATTGCCCGCGTTGATTGAACAGTGGGAGCAGGAAAAACAGCAGGTGGAAAACTCTGTCAACAGTGTGGAGTTTTATCAGCAGGATCAGGCAATAATTGGTGAAACGCTGGAGCAGTTAAGAATCCTGGGGGAAAAAATCGAACAGGCCTACGCTAAATGGGAAGCTCTGGAAAATGGGTAA
- a CDS encoding HDOD domain-containing protein, translated as MLQAININQLKFPKAGASATEALSIMASAEPDMKALERTIMRDPLVAAALLKYANSPMYRRAQEVANVPVAMRLLGLKSIRSAVVTAILHEVAATGGMAGVIMRHCFHVAHRCRLLAQVLCPHAKDDLEFLGLVHDVGMITLAVNYAQDYDALLADADSACGITQREKAALGYTHDTVGAMMVKEFRLPQLHTELVHSFHSGIPLLDINDEMQRDACILELAHHMYADAVGAKADIGVSILCEETRDRDKLLAFSGLTVDQYQEIQQQAQ; from the coding sequence GTGTTGCAAGCGATTAATATAAATCAACTCAAATTCCCCAAAGCAGGAGCCAGTGCCACAGAGGCATTGAGTATTATGGCTTCGGCAGAGCCCGACATGAAAGCTTTAGAACGCACGATCATGCGCGATCCACTGGTCGCTGCCGCTTTGCTTAAATACGCTAACTCACCCATGTACCGCCGTGCCCAAGAGGTGGCCAACGTACCGGTTGCAATGCGGTTGTTAGGTTTAAAATCCATCCGCAGTGCCGTGGTGACCGCCATTTTACATGAAGTGGCCGCCACGGGTGGGATGGCAGGGGTGATTATGAGGCATTGCTTTCATGTGGCGCATCGCTGTCGTTTGTTGGCGCAGGTGTTGTGTCCCCACGCCAAGGATGATTTGGAATTTTTGGGTTTGGTGCATGATGTGGGGATGATTACTCTGGCGGTCAATTATGCTCAGGATTATGACGCTTTGCTCGCCGACGCCGACTCGGCATGCGGGATAACACAAAGAGAGAAAGCGGCGTTGGGGTATACGCACGATACTGTGGGTGCCATGATGGTAAAAGAGTTTCGGTTGCCGCAGTTGCATACGGAATTGGTGCATTCATTTCACAGTGGAATTCCTTTGCTGGATATCAATGATGAAATGCAACGTGATGCCTGTATACTGGAACTGGCGCACCACATGTATGCGGATGCTGTTGGCGCTAAAGCTGATATTGGAGTATCGATTCTGTGTGAAGAAACGCGTGATCGCGACAAGCTCTTGGCTTTCAGCGGTTTAACGGTGGATCAATATCAGGAAATACAACAGCAGGCGCAATAG
- a CDS encoding glycoside hydrolase 100 family protein: MSTDSAIQSAYDVLNRSILYFREQPVGTAAAVDNTVEAVNYEECFIRDFVPSAMVFLMDGNTDIVRNFLQMVVRLQAQQTVMEGHERAMGLMPASFRTPKEGEPSADFGDRAIGRVAPVDSAMWWMLLLRSYVVVTGDIALAHSPEFQESMRQTLQLYLKESFEQSPGMLVPDASFMIDRRMGVYGHPLEIQSLFYGMLHTAQELLLATPETQTLLNNVSKRLKTLRSYVRIYYWLDRQRLNEIHRFRSEEFGVDAVNLFNIYPETIPEWIDGWVPEHSGYFVGNLGPGRMDFRFFAFGNLLAVMFGLATDEQSVQLMDLYRHRWDDLVGQMPLKILYPAVSGEKWAYTTGSDPKNVPWSYHNGGHWPCLIWAFAGAAIRTGHHDLAQKMLQTAKEKLPRDNWPEYYDGQKGTLIGRRANYFQTWSACGVIVAERFLNDSESLPVFESFIF; this comes from the coding sequence ATGAGTACCGATTCAGCCATTCAATCCGCCTATGATGTCTTAAATCGATCCATCTTATATTTTCGAGAGCAGCCGGTTGGAACCGCCGCGGCCGTGGACAATACGGTGGAAGCGGTAAACTACGAGGAATGTTTCATTCGTGATTTTGTTCCCAGCGCCATGGTGTTTCTCATGGATGGAAATACGGATATTGTGCGAAATTTTCTGCAAATGGTGGTTCGTTTGCAGGCTCAGCAGACGGTTATGGAAGGGCACGAACGGGCCATGGGCTTGATGCCGGCCAGTTTTCGCACTCCCAAAGAGGGAGAACCCTCCGCCGATTTTGGTGACCGGGCTATTGGTCGAGTGGCGCCAGTGGATTCTGCAATGTGGTGGATGCTGTTATTGCGCTCCTATGTTGTGGTGACGGGCGACATCGCCTTGGCCCACAGCCCGGAGTTTCAGGAAAGCATGCGCCAGACACTGCAACTGTATTTAAAAGAAAGTTTTGAGCAATCACCGGGTATGTTGGTGCCCGATGCCTCCTTCATGATTGATCGGCGCATGGGGGTCTATGGTCACCCATTAGAAATACAATCACTATTCTATGGTATGTTACACACTGCACAGGAATTGTTATTGGCCACCCCTGAAACCCAAACTCTGCTGAATAATGTGAGCAAGCGTCTGAAAACCTTGCGCTCTTATGTGCGTATCTATTACTGGTTGGATCGCCAGCGACTCAATGAAATACACCGGTTTCGCAGTGAGGAGTTTGGCGTGGATGCGGTAAACCTGTTCAATATCTACCCGGAAACCATTCCTGAATGGATCGATGGTTGGGTACCGGAACACAGTGGTTATTTTGTGGGAAACCTGGGGCCGGGGCGAATGGACTTTCGATTTTTTGCTTTCGGCAATTTGCTGGCTGTTATGTTTGGTTTGGCAACAGACGAACAATCCGTTCAGTTGATGGATTTGTATCGCCATCGCTGGGATGATTTGGTGGGCCAAATGCCTCTGAAAATTCTTTATCCAGCGGTGAGTGGTGAAAAATGGGCTTATACTACGGGCAGTGATCCCAAGAATGTGCCTTGGTCCTATCACAATGGAGGACATTGGCCTTGCTTGATTTGGGCTTTTGCCGGTGCGGCAATTCGCACCGGGCATCACGACCTGGCGCAAAAAATGTTGCAAACGGCTAAGGAGAAATTACCGCGAGATAACTGGCCGGAATATTATGACGGTCAAAAGGGCACATTGATTGGTCGACGTGCTAACTATTTTCAAACCTGGTCAGCCTGCGGTGTGATTGTGGCAGAACGGTTTTTGAATGACAGTGAGAGTTTACCGGTATTTGAGTCGTTTATTTTTTGA